In Candidatus Saccharimonadales bacterium, the genomic window CCTATCTGGATATACGGCCCGAAGCGGCCAATATTGGCTTTGATCGGCTCACCCAGCTCGGTGGTACCGACGGTACGAGGCAGTTTGAACATCTGCAGCGCCTGCTCCAAGGTGACATTCTCTATCTTAGTGCCTGTCGGCATCGGTGCAAACAACGGCTTATTGGCGGGATCTTTATCGTCTTTATCGGGGTTACCGAGCTGTAGCATCGGTCCGAAGCGTCCAAAACGGGCCAAGATCGGCTTGCCGGACTTGGGGTCGATACCCACTTCCCTGGCCTGGGCTACCGTCGAGCGGTCGATACCACCGGATTCGGTGATGAGTTGGTGAAATGGCTTATAAAATTCATCAAGCATCTTATTGCGCTGGAGCTTGCCATCGGCGATTTGGTCAAATTCCTCCTCGACATTAGCAGTAAAGCTGTAGTCAACGACCTGTTCAAAGTGGTTGGTCAGGAAGTCGCTGACGACCTGGCCACTGGCAGTCGGAACTAGCTTACCTCTGTCGGAGCCGGTTTTTTCCTGTACGACAGCGCGTTCTACCGCTGCATCGGCAGCAGTTGGGTTTTGGAGTGCCAACTGGATGACATCACGCGGCGTGCCCTCACCCTCACCCTTGGCGGCGTAGCCGCGTACCTGCACGGTATTTATGATGGTTGCATAGGTACTTGGCCGGCCAATACCGAGCTCTTCGAGCTTTTTGACCAAACTACCTTCGCTGTAGCGGGCCGGCGGCCGGGCAAATACCTGACGCGCTGAGGCTTCGCGGAGTTCAAGCGTGTCACCACTGGCGACGGCCGGTAGTATGTCGGCGTCCTTAGTGCTGCCGCCGTACACCTTCAAGAAGCCGTCGAAGATGATAACTTCGCCTTTGGCTTCAAAGTGGTGCTGGCTGGTGGATATCGTAATTGTAACGGTCGTCTTCTCCAGCTTGGCCGGGGCCATCTGACTGGCCAGCGTGCGGCGGCGGATGAGGTCGTAGAGGCGCTGGTCGTAATCATTGCTGCTGCCCTGCTGGATACGGACATCAGTCGGCCGGATAGCTTCGTGGGCTTCCTGGGCACTAGCAGACTTGGTCTTAAAGGTGCGTACCTGGTGATACTCTTTGCCAAATTCGCTGCTGATATAATCGCCCATTTGCGCAATCGCCTGGCCACTGAGGTTGACTGAATCAGTACGCATATAGGTGATTTTACCTTCTTGATAAAGCTTCTGGGCGCTGCTCATGGTGGCTTTGGCGCCAAAGCTCAGCCGGCTGTTGGCTTCCTGCTGCAAGCTGGACGTTGTAAACGGCGGACCGGGATTACGGGTGCTCGGGCTGGTTGTGACGTCGG contains:
- the topA gene encoding type I DNA topoisomerase is translated as MSKNLVIVESPAKAKTIEKYLGSDFKVLSSVGHIRSIAKKVKGGAAPIDTAEGYKTTYEVDPDKKKVITELKKAVKDSSDVWLATDEDREGEAIAWHLCEVLKLDPKKTKRIVFHEITKPAIEAAIKSPRTVDMNLVQAQQARQILDRLVGFELSPVVWQKVPGGKSAGRVQSPAVRLLVEREREIDSFEGSFSFKVVALFNAHGLDMKAELPQKFKTEAEAQAFLESLIGSTCTVSDVTTSPSTRNPGPPFTTSSLQQEANSRLSFGAKATMSSAQKLYQEGKITYMRTDSVNLSGQAIAQMGDYISSEFGKEYHQVRTFKTKSASAQEAHEAIRPTDVRIQQGSSNDYDQRLYDLIRRRTLASQMAPAKLEKTTVTITISTSQHHFEAKGEVIIFDGFLKVYGGSTKDADILPAVASGDTLELREASARQVFARPPARYSEGSLVKKLEELGIGRPSTYATIINTVQVRGYAAKGEGEGTPRDVIQLALQNPTAADAAVERAVVQEKTGSDRGKLVPTASGQVVSDFLTNHFEQVVDYSFTANVEEEFDQIADGKLQRNKMLDEFYKPFHQLITESGGIDRSTVAQAREVGIDPKSGKPILARFGRFGPMLQLGNPDKDDKDPANKPLFAPMPTGTKIENVTLEQALQMFKLPRTVGTTELGEPIKANIGRFGPYIQIGKTFVSIKPLDPHTITLDEALELYSEKQKKDAEKYIAEFPGGIQVLNGRYGPYITDGKKNAKIPKDKDPAKLTEIEVKDLLAATPNKKPGRFGGRRAAAKK